Proteins encoded together in one Perognathus longimembris pacificus isolate PPM17 chromosome 8, ASM2315922v1, whole genome shotgun sequence window:
- the Txndc9 gene encoding thioredoxin domain-containing protein 9: MEGDASVDMYSKVLEKQLLQTTKLVEDHLDSEIKKLDHMDEDELERLKEKRLETLRKAQQQKQEWLSKGHGEYREIPSERDFFQEVKESKKVVCHFYRDTTFRCKILDRHLVILSKKHLETKFLKLNVEKAPFLCERLRIKVIPTLALVKDGKTQDYVVGFTDLGNTDDFTTETLEWRLGCSDILNYSGNLMEPPFQSQKKFGTNFTKLEKKTIQGKKYDSDSDDD, encoded by the exons ATGGAAGGTGATGCATCTGTTGACATGTATTCAAAAGTCCTGGAAAAGCAGCTGCTTCAGACTACCAAGCTGGTAGAAGATCATTTGGATTCTGAAATTAAGAAACTGGATCACATGGATGAAGATGAATTGGAGCGCCTCAAAGAAAAGAGACTTGAGACACTAAGGAAAGCTCAACAGCAGAAACAA GAATGGCTTTCTAAAGGACATGGTGAATACAGAGAAATCCCTAGTGAGAGAGACTTTTTTCAAGAAGTCAAAGAGAGTAAAAAAGTAGTTTGCCATTTCTACAGAGATACTACATTCAG GTGCAAAATACTTGACAGACATTTGGTGATACTGTCCAAGAAACATCTTGAGACCAAATTTTTGAAGCTGAATGTGGAAAAAGCGCCTTTCCTTTGTGAGAGACTGCGTATCAAAGTCATTCCCACACTAGCACTGGTAAAAGACGGGAAGACACAAGATTATGTTGTTGGATTTACTGACCTAGGAAATACAGATGACTTCACCACAGAAACTTTAGAATGGAGGCTCGGCTGTTCAGATATTCTTAATTACAG tgGAAATTTAATGGAGCCACCATTTCAGAGCCAAAAGAAATTTGGGACAAACTtcacaaaactggaaaagaaaactATCCAAGGAAAGAAATACGATTCAGACTCTGATGATGACTAG